In the Brienomyrus brachyistius isolate T26 chromosome 20, BBRACH_0.4, whole genome shotgun sequence genome, one interval contains:
- the fgfbp3 gene encoding fibroblast growth factor-binding protein 2 gives MKLVCAVVFIICLHGLQGAEGRRDDGGVAPAGRKGKSKTVPTSGELVTKDMHTCTWEIDSEGEDTLLILISCNHDGEAYRCRYAGRPSLCREFGASPRRYWSQVVSRLRRKAHACRGEKVLRPRSCQTAPAESHMKLLAGHRGQGGAGRTGREGGRQKRKSAKEQTGPPEEQRDAFGEADDSNTVSNTETAENYCAEGWQTVCSFFVRFFDG, from the coding sequence ATGAAGCTGGTCTGCGCCGTTGTTTTTATCATTTGCCTACATGGCCTACAGGGGGCAGAGGGCAGGCGTGATGACGGGGGGGTGGcaccagcaggcaggaaagggaAAAGCAAGACAGTACCCACTTCGGGTGAGCTGGTGACCAAAGACATGCACACGTGCACCTGGGAGATCGACAGCGAGGGTGAGGATACCCTTCTAATTCTCATCAGCTGCAACCATGACGGTGAGGCCTACCGGTGCCGGTACGCCGGCCGGCCAAGCCTGTGCCGGGAATTTGGCGCCTCGCCGCGCCGGTACTGGTCCCAGGTGGTGAGCAGGCTGAGAAGGAAGGCCCACGCATGCCGAGGGGAGAAGGTCCTGAGGCCGCGAAGCTGTCAAACAGCCCCGGCAGAGTCTCACATGAAGCTGCTCGCCGGCCACAGAGGGCAGGGTGGCGCAGGCAGGACGGGCAGGGAAGGAGGCAGACAGAAGCGCAAGTCGGCCAAGGAGCAGACGGGGCCTCCAGAGGAACAGAGGGATGCTTTTGGGGAAGCGGACGACAGCAACACCGTGTCGAACACGGAAACAGCAGAAAATTACTGCGCCGAGGGCTGGCAGACAGTCTGCTCCTTCTTTGTCCGATTCTTTGATGGCTAA